One genomic region from Leptospira tipperaryensis encodes:
- a CDS encoding alpha/beta fold hydrolase encodes MKYTYLENQKVKLFLTYSETESKDVILFVHGYPDTHKTWDLQIEALESSYRLGAIDLRGFGRSSKPLEQSEYNYAVILPDLLEAIRFLSKDKKVHLVGHDWGAALGWLLISDPEYSGYIRSFTAISGPHPWLAGKRMIDDIFSLKLENWKKVFDQGVRSWYIWFYQIPMLPEFLWQNFGEPIYKLVMDLGGVPKKDHLRQMSRNDIYSATMAPINLFRELLFGKTVISAPSNIRVPVQLIVPNKDFIVLPEVYENSKDYVEKLEIHKLDSNHWVHREQPKVVTELIQKFITKYSA; translated from the coding sequence TTGAAATACACTTACCTCGAAAATCAAAAAGTAAAATTGTTTCTTACTTATTCTGAAACCGAATCCAAGGATGTGATTCTTTTTGTGCACGGTTATCCGGATACTCACAAAACCTGGGATTTGCAAATCGAGGCTTTGGAAAGTTCGTATCGTTTGGGCGCGATCGATCTAAGAGGTTTTGGAAGATCCTCAAAACCCTTGGAACAATCCGAATACAACTATGCGGTCATACTTCCGGATCTTTTAGAAGCGATCCGATTTCTTTCCAAGGATAAAAAAGTTCATCTTGTCGGTCATGATTGGGGAGCCGCCTTGGGTTGGTTACTCATTAGCGATCCTGAATATTCAGGTTATATCAGATCCTTTACTGCGATTTCCGGTCCTCACCCTTGGCTCGCGGGAAAAAGAATGATCGACGACATCTTCAGCCTGAAACTTGAAAACTGGAAGAAAGTTTTTGATCAAGGTGTACGTTCCTGGTATATTTGGTTTTATCAGATTCCCATGCTGCCGGAGTTTCTCTGGCAGAATTTCGGAGAACCCATCTATAAACTGGTCATGGATTTAGGGGGAGTTCCGAAGAAAGATCACCTAAGACAGATGAGTAGAAACGATATCTACAGCGCTACGATGGCTCCGATCAATCTCTTCCGTGAATTGTTATTCGGTAAGACCGTGATTTCCGCGCCTTCGAACATTCGAGTTCCCGTACAATTGATCGTTCCGAATAAGGACTTTATAGTTCTTCCGGAGGTTTATGAGAATTCAAAGGATTACGTCGAAAAATTAGAAATTCATAAATTGGATTCCAATCATTGGGTTCACAGAGAACAACCGAAAGTTGTAACCGAACTAATACAAAAATTTATTACGAAATACTCGGCTTGA
- a CDS encoding class I SAM-dependent methyltransferase — MSENGSEEAKSLNDSGNPMVMFRNRLSRMSKHWKKWARKRGLQCFRIYDRDIPQVPVSVDLYGPYCQISAYKNSYEISDEERESENQEIGKIVSEILNLNPEQIFWKKREPKKGTLQYEKQSEQSELLEVEENGLLFYVNLSDYLDTGLFLDHRVTRDLVRKESKDKKFLNLFSYTGSFTVYAASGGASKSLSIDLSNTYLAWAEENLRANGFSISKHRMLRADVMEWLQTERKENDREKYDLIVVDPPTFSNSKKMIDIFDVQRDHVEILNILYRDFALPGAVLYFSTNFRKFQLSEKSILWDQIEDISKKTLPDDFRNERIHFCWRMQKSS, encoded by the coding sequence ATGTCAGAGAATGGATCCGAGGAAGCAAAGTCGCTTAACGATTCCGGAAATCCGATGGTGATGTTTCGAAACCGTCTCTCAAGAATGTCCAAACATTGGAAGAAATGGGCTCGGAAACGAGGTCTCCAGTGTTTTCGAATCTACGACAGGGACATCCCCCAAGTTCCAGTAAGCGTCGATCTTTACGGACCTTATTGTCAAATCTCCGCATATAAAAACAGTTATGAAATTTCAGACGAGGAAAGAGAAAGCGAAAACCAAGAAATCGGTAAGATCGTATCCGAAATTCTAAATCTAAATCCGGAACAAATTTTTTGGAAAAAAAGAGAACCCAAAAAAGGAACGTTACAATACGAGAAACAATCGGAACAATCCGAGTTATTGGAAGTGGAGGAGAACGGACTTCTCTTTTATGTAAATCTTTCCGATTATCTTGATACCGGTTTGTTTTTAGATCACAGAGTTACGCGTGATCTCGTTCGTAAAGAATCAAAAGATAAGAAATTTCTAAACTTGTTTTCCTATACCGGTTCCTTTACGGTTTATGCGGCTTCCGGCGGCGCCTCAAAAAGTCTTAGCATCGATCTTTCCAATACCTATCTCGCTTGGGCTGAAGAAAATTTAAGAGCCAACGGCTTTTCCATTTCAAAACATAGAATGCTTCGAGCGGACGTTATGGAGTGGTTGCAAACCGAACGAAAAGAGAACGATCGAGAAAAATACGATTTGATCGTAGTCGATCCTCCCACATTTTCCAATAGTAAGAAGATGATCGATATCTTCGATGTGCAAAGAGATCACGTTGAGATTTTAAACATTCTCTATCGGGACTTTGCGCTTCCAGGCGCGGTTCTTTACTTCTCAACAAATTTTAGAAAGTTTCAACTTTCGGAGAAATCAATCCTCTGGGATCAAATAGAAGATATTTCCAAAAAGACATTGCCTGATGATTTCAGAAACGAAAGAATTCATTTCTGCTGGAGAATGCAAAAATCAAGCTGA
- a CDS encoding EAL domain-containing protein — protein sequence MKGIFKSAPNSDLLEFESTSILDRKVFQNLFSLNPERTVASDIVNDLLSENSSFNNPDPPKPPSSKIEKKTFQKALIEILEQENFHTEYQPILSLENGNIFAYEALARFNIEGKNVSPDFVFKELHHQEDLFFEFEKNLKRFQIQNRPENKRLFLNLDPHVCRSEKQAKHWRDLLGSQSHLVCEIIENTDSTLIADTRFCLKMLYEAEIPLALDDVGGKENLFCFDFLEYSKFVKFDKHWLNLIRTKESYKYLLWGFLDFAKESNILCILEGIETPEDLRLAAEMRFPLVQGYLFQSKNRSV from the coding sequence ATGAAGGGAATTTTCAAATCAGCACCTAACAGCGATTTATTGGAATTCGAATCGACTTCAATTCTGGATCGGAAAGTATTTCAGAATCTTTTTTCCTTAAATCCCGAACGAACCGTCGCGAGTGATATCGTAAACGACCTTCTATCCGAAAATTCCTCTTTCAATAATCCGGATCCTCCGAAGCCCCCATCCTCCAAGATAGAAAAGAAAACTTTTCAGAAGGCTTTAATCGAAATCTTAGAACAAGAAAATTTTCATACCGAATACCAACCGATCCTTTCTCTCGAGAACGGAAACATATTCGCTTACGAAGCCCTCGCTCGATTTAACATAGAAGGTAAAAACGTTTCACCGGACTTCGTATTTAAAGAATTACATCATCAAGAAGATCTTTTTTTCGAATTTGAAAAGAATCTAAAACGTTTCCAAATTCAAAATCGTCCCGAGAACAAACGCCTTTTTCTGAATCTGGATCCGCATGTTTGCAGAAGTGAGAAGCAAGCAAAACACTGGCGCGATCTACTTGGCAGCCAGAGTCATCTTGTCTGCGAAATTATAGAAAATACCGATTCAACTCTGATTGCGGACACACGTTTCTGTTTGAAAATGTTATACGAAGCGGAAATACCTTTGGCTCTGGACGACGTTGGCGGAAAAGAAAATCTCTTCTGTTTCGACTTTTTAGAATATTCTAAATTTGTTAAGTTTGATAAACATTGGTTGAATCTGATCAGAACAAAGGAATCCTATAAATATTTACTCTGGGGTTTTCTTGATTTTGCCAAAGAATCGAATATTCTTTGTATCTTGGAAGGAATTGAAACGCCTGAGGATCTTCGATTGGCTGCCGAGATGCGATTTCCTCTCGTGCAAGGATATCTGTTTCAATCCAAGAATCGATCCGTTTGA
- a CDS encoding SDR family NAD(P)-dependent oxidoreductase — MSKLKDKTILITGANGGFGRELTKQLLEKGANLILTDLKAPLTDADFYLQRKWIENYKNGSHPSYVGKILGSFSGDLQTQEGCKDVYQNTLKISPKGVDVLINNAGLAFKGGLLDVPDKNWNLILDVNLYAPIHLSRLFVPAMLERKQGQIVNLSSVAGHVAAGELIYYSISKFGIRAMGEAMDADLRKKGVAVTNVYPFFADTGILKSQQFGKQQDIPMGIVDSPIAVVKAIVKGMEKRKLHVFPGIKSKTISFFSRMTPNIVHKVTSLSDRF; from the coding sequence ATGAGCAAATTGAAAGATAAAACGATTTTAATCACCGGAGCCAACGGAGGTTTCGGAAGAGAACTTACCAAACAACTTTTGGAAAAAGGGGCCAACTTGATTCTTACGGATCTCAAGGCTCCTCTCACGGACGCGGATTTTTATCTGCAGAGAAAGTGGATCGAAAACTATAAAAATGGTTCTCATCCTTCCTACGTTGGGAAAATTCTCGGAAGTTTTTCCGGAGACTTACAAACGCAAGAAGGTTGTAAGGACGTTTATCAAAATACGTTGAAAATTTCTCCGAAGGGAGTCGATGTGTTGATCAACAACGCGGGACTCGCTTTCAAAGGCGGGCTTCTGGACGTTCCCGATAAAAATTGGAATCTGATCCTGGATGTAAATCTGTACGCACCGATTCACCTGAGTCGTTTGTTCGTTCCTGCGATGTTGGAAAGAAAACAAGGACAGATCGTAAATCTTTCTTCGGTCGCGGGTCACGTCGCTGCGGGAGAACTGATCTACTATTCCATTTCTAAGTTTGGAATTCGTGCGATGGGAGAAGCGATGGACGCGGATCTTCGCAAGAAGGGAGTCGCGGTTACAAACGTATATCCGTTCTTTGCGGACACAGGAATTCTCAAGTCGCAACAATTCGGAAAACAACAAGACATTCCGATGGGAATCGTAGACAGTCCGATTGCGGTTGTCAAAGCGATCGTGAAAGGAATGGAAAAACGAAAACTTCACGTTTTCCCGGGTATAAAATCCAAGACGATCAGTTTTTTCAGTCGTATGACGCCGAATATCGTTCACAAAGTTACGAGTCTGAGCGATCGTTTCTAA
- a CDS encoding C40 family peptidase produces the protein MFPSKLVFFFTLCIVTICFAILHGEKKNPDNAELQNYFQLNHKISIGPKDSFPLYKEVYRWLGTPYKDYGTDESGIDCSSFTSKILSKVYGSNLSGPSYTMVPRTTSISKEELKEGDLIFFTISGNKVSHVGIYLKDQKFVHASTKRGVTINSLEEEYYKKYYTSSGRL, from the coding sequence ATGTTTCCTTCCAAACTCGTATTCTTTTTTACTCTGTGTATCGTCACGATTTGTTTTGCGATCTTACACGGAGAAAAGAAGAATCCGGACAACGCCGAACTTCAGAATTATTTCCAACTCAATCATAAAATTTCCATCGGCCCGAAGGATTCTTTTCCTCTCTACAAAGAAGTCTATCGTTGGCTCGGAACTCCTTACAAAGATTACGGAACCGACGAATCCGGGATCGATTGTTCCAGTTTTACGAGTAAGATTTTATCAAAAGTTTACGGCTCGAATCTGAGCGGGCCGAGTTATACGATGGTTCCTCGAACCACTTCCATTTCAAAAGAAGAATTGAAGGAAGGAGATTTGATTTTCTTTACGATCTCGGGAAACAAAGTGAGTCACGTAGGAATCTATCTCAAAGATCAAAAGTTTGTTCACGCTTCTACAAAACGAGGTGTGACGATCAATTCCTTAGAAGAAGAATATTATAAAAAGTATTATACTTCTTCCGGAAGACTTTGA
- a CDS encoding alpha/beta fold hydrolase produces MIAVDPEKQNTFQKMKVDSLFQRTFVRNGNLDLFLKYNTTALERPDRDTILFVHGYPDEHSTWDSQLHSLSKEFNVGAFDLRGAGNSSKPERQKDYNARVVFQDFEAVIRFLGNGKPVHLVAHDWGALLSWGFVGDLEYSKLILSYTAMGGPHPILARNLMFRYFFSLSPRKIWISLKQSLKSWYILFFQIPWLPGFLISKFTMLVWTYLMHEAEIPKGDPMRNFTRNEILKSAIYPIHLYRELIRGKKFPTPKRISVPVRLLIPIRDMAISPECYDSHERICDFLETTRVDSNHWIQKEKPEFVSETIRNFVIRNSSRKNQNRR; encoded by the coding sequence ATGATCGCAGTCGACCCGGAAAAACAAAACACATTCCAAAAAATGAAAGTAGATTCCTTGTTTCAAAGAACCTTTGTTCGAAACGGAAATCTAGATCTTTTTTTAAAATACAATACGACCGCTTTGGAAAGACCGGATCGGGACACGATTCTTTTTGTGCACGGATATCCTGACGAACATTCGACCTGGGATTCGCAGTTGCATTCTTTATCAAAAGAATTCAACGTGGGCGCCTTCGATTTGAGAGGGGCTGGTAATTCGAGCAAACCGGAAAGACAAAAGGACTACAACGCGCGCGTTGTCTTTCAGGACTTTGAAGCGGTGATTCGTTTTTTAGGAAATGGAAAACCCGTTCACCTCGTGGCGCATGACTGGGGCGCTCTTTTGTCCTGGGGTTTCGTAGGTGATTTAGAATATTCTAAACTGATTCTTTCTTACACTGCAATGGGCGGACCACATCCGATTCTCGCGAGAAATCTGATGTTTCGTTATTTCTTCAGCTTGAGTCCGAGAAAGATCTGGATTTCGCTCAAACAATCCTTGAAGTCTTGGTATATCCTATTCTTCCAGATTCCTTGGCTTCCGGGTTTTTTAATTTCCAAGTTTACGATGCTCGTCTGGACGTATCTTATGCACGAGGCTGAGATTCCGAAAGGAGATCCGATGCGGAACTTTACAAGAAACGAAATTCTTAAAAGCGCGATTTATCCGATCCACTTATACCGAGAACTCATTCGAGGAAAAAAATTTCCAACTCCGAAAAGGATTTCTGTTCCGGTCCGACTTCTCATTCCGATACGCGATATGGCGATCAGTCCCGAATGTTACGATTCTCACGAAAGAATCTGTGACTTCTTAGAAACGACTCGAGTCGATTCCAATCATTGGATTCAAAAGGAGAAGCCGGAATTTGTAAGTGAAACAATTCGAAACTTTGTAATTCGAAACTCCTCTCGAAAAAATCAGAATCGAAGATAA
- a CDS encoding response regulator, with product MNSKILVADDDDRIRKMIRISLSASHYDVIESRTVQETIQKAAGESPDVILLDLQFPDGNGIDALREIRTWSETPIIVLSVLSSDPEKITLLDTGADDYITKPFSMGELLARIRVALRNKTQEAGSPVFISGNLYVDLAGRNVQVSGETVHLTPIEFSFLSLLIQHAGKVLTQEQIIRHIWGPLAKNESGPLRVHVASLRKKIETDSSNPELLLTEPGVGYRLVVNF from the coding sequence ATGAACTCAAAGATTCTCGTCGCGGACGACGACGACCGAATTCGAAAAATGATTCGGATCAGTCTCAGCGCCTCCCACTACGACGTAATTGAATCGAGAACTGTTCAGGAAACGATTCAAAAAGCCGCAGGAGAATCTCCCGATGTCATTCTTTTGGATCTTCAATTTCCGGATGGAAACGGAATCGATGCATTAAGAGAAATCAGAACTTGGAGCGAAACTCCGATCATCGTCTTATCCGTGTTATCTTCGGACCCGGAAAAAATCACACTTCTTGATACGGGAGCGGACGACTATATTACAAAACCGTTTAGTATGGGAGAGCTTCTTGCAAGAATCCGAGTCGCGCTTCGGAATAAGACTCAAGAAGCCGGATCACCCGTTTTTATCTCCGGAAATTTATACGTAGACTTAGCCGGAAGGAATGTTCAAGTTTCCGGTGAGACGGTTCATCTGACTCCGATCGAATTTTCCTTTCTCTCTCTTTTGATTCAACACGCCGGTAAGGTACTGACTCAGGAACAAATCATCCGTCATATTTGGGGGCCTTTGGCGAAAAACGAATCGGGTCCTCTGAGGGTTCACGTCGCAAGTCTTAGAAAAAAAATCGAAACGGATTCATCCAATCCCGAATTACTTTTGACCGAACCCGGAGTCGGATACAGACTCGTAGTCAATTTCTAA